The Hyperolius riggenbachi isolate aHypRig1 chromosome 3, aHypRig1.pri, whole genome shotgun sequence genome window below encodes:
- the LOC137561887 gene encoding olfactory receptor 10A7-like: MFRRNQTRISEIILLAFPNLSSVKSLVVALLVVIYYVTLCGNLLIIILVTRSKKLQTPMYFFLTQLSTSDILLSTDVVPNTIVAMINDGLLISFNGCITQFCIFGASETFQCFILSVMSYDRYLAVCNPLRYSSIMNYSFLLSLILLSWLLGFSFTLVTTIMLSMLDFCGPNIIDHFFCDMAPIMKLSCSDTSMIHLEAMLASVFVMILPLMITVSSYGCIIQAILKISSNISRWKSFSTCSSHLIVVCIFYGTLIGIYMLPSEGLSSTVTKLISLLYTVGTPMLNPIIYSLRNKDIKEAIRLTTAV, encoded by the coding sequence ATGTTTAGAAGAAATCAAACCAGGATCTCGGAGATCATTCTTCTCGCGTTTCCAAACCTTTCCAGTGTAAAGAGTCTTGTGGTTGCCTTACTCGTTGTTATTTATtatgtgacactttgtggaaacctCCTGATCATCATACTAGTAACCAGAAGCAAAAAGCTTCAAACTCCCATGTACTTTTTCCTAACTCAACTTTCTACATCGGACATTCTGCTGTCCACAGACGTTGTCCCTAACACAATTGTTGCCATGATTAATGATGGGCTATTGATATCCTTCAATGGTTGTATAACACAGTTTTGCATATTCGGAGCTTCTGAAACATTTCAGTGCTTCATATTATCAGTGATGTCTTATGACAGGTACCTCGCTGTTTGCAACCCACTCCGGTACTCCTCAATTATGAACTATTCCTTTTTACTGAGTTTAATTCTTCTTTCTTGGCTGTTAGGTTTTTCCTTCACACTAGTGACAACAATTATGTTATCTATGCTAGACTTCTGTGGGCCAAACATCATTGATCATTTCTTCTGTGACATGGCTCCTATTATGAAACTGTCCTGCTCAGATACATCCATGATTCATTTGGAAGCCATGTTGGCGAGTGTATTTGTAATGATTCTCCCATTAATGATAACTGTATCATCATACGGATGCATCATTCAGGCAATTCTTAAAATATCTTCCAATATCAGTAGATGGAAATCTTTTTCCACCTGCAGCTCCCATCTGATTGTGGTCTGCATTTTCTATGGAACTCTCATTGGCATTTACATGCTTCCATCCGAAGGACTATCTTCAACTGTAACCAAATTGATTTCCCTATTATACACTGTGGGGACACCAATGCTCAATCCCATTATATACAGTCTAAGAAATAAAGACATCAAAGAAGCTATCAGGCTAACCACCGCCGTGTAG